The sequence TCGATCAGGCGGTGTTGGACGTGATCGCCTGCAAGTTTCGCAACGCCGGGCAGACCTGCGTGTGCACCAACCGAATCTACGTGCAGCGCGGCATTGCCGAGGAATTCACTCGCAAGCTGACGGACGCAGTGGCGGCCCTGAAAGTGGGCGATCCGCTCGACGCCAGTACCCAGATCGGGCCGCTGGTCGATCAGCAGGGGCTGGACAAAGTGCAGCGGCACGTGCAGGACGCACTCGACAAGGGCGCACACGTCACCACGGGCGGCGCGGTCACAGACGGCCTGTATTTCGCGCCCACTGTCCTGACCGGCGTGACGCCCGACATGGTGCTGATGCGTGAGGAAACCTTTGGCCCGGTGGCCCCGGTGCTGATCTTCGACACCGAAGAAGAAGCGGTACAGGCCGCCAACGACACCGAATATGGGCTGGCGGCCTATCTGTGGACGCAGAACCTCGGGCGGGCTTTCCGCATCACCGAGGCACTGGAATACGGCATCGTGGGTCTGAATGACCCGGTTCCCAGCACCGCGCAGGTTCCGTTCGGGGGCGTCAAGCAGAGCGGATACGGGCGCGAGGGTGGCCCGTGGGGAATTCAGGAATACCTGACCACCAAGTATCTGAGCATGACGGTGCGCTGAAAACGCCCTTCCGGTCACTGTCTGCCCAGGAGGTATGGAAGCAGGCAGTGACCGGACCCAGACGGGCACACGTACGGGAAGGGTGGTCCGTCAGTGCTGAGTGCGGCTAGCACGCTGTGGAAAGATCAGCAGGCAGACGGCGATGAACGCCAGCAGGACGAAGGAAGCCGTAAAGCGGCTCACGGCCAGTCCACCGTGGGCGACAGGTTTATCGAGGAAATCGCCCAGTGCTGCGCCCAGAGGCCGCGTCAGCACGAAGGCCGCCCAGAACAGGAAGGTGTGCGACATCTTGGTTCTGTAATACGCCACGCTCAGCAGCAGCAGGAGTCCGCCGAAGACCGATGCGGCACCGGTATAGCCCAGCCCAGCCGAATCGGCTGTCCAATCGCCCAGTGCGGTGCCGAGCGTCTGCGAGAACATGATGGTGACCCAGTAGAACAGTTCGGCTTTTCTGGTGGTGATGGACTCCACCGCCACACTGCCCATAACCAGCCGCCACGTCAGGAGAGAGGCGAACAGCAACGTCAGCAGCGAGAGTGTGCCGCCCAGATACCCGATGCCGAGCGAACGGTCAAAGAAATCGGCCAACGTGGTGCCGACAGTGGTGGTCGCGATAATGGTGGTTCAGTACAGCGCGGGGCGAAATACTCGGGTACGGATCTGAACGTTGACCGCGACCAGAAAGATCACGGCAAAGATCACGGTGCTGAGCAGCTAGCCGAGGTTCAGCTGCTGAGAGAGCGCGTCACCGCCTGTCTCGCCCAGAGTCGTGGCAGCGATCTTGAACAGCCAGAACAGCAGGGCGACCTGTGGCACCTTGCTCAGCGCCGGTTTGCTGGAGTGGGGAAGAGGCGACAGATTCGTGTTGTTGGTGGCAGCTTGGGTCATCGGGTCTCCTTGGAGGTAGTGAAGGCGAGGACGGTGAGATCCGGACTGACAGTGCCAGTGCGGTACATGTACATATGGCGCGGCGCACCTGAGGTCGGTGCCTCGGCCAGTGTGCGGGGAGGTGGTCAAGCCGCCGTTCATGTTTTCGCAGAAAAGATGAAGCCCCGAACAATGCCTTACGAAGCGCTGGTTTCCCGGCACGCCGAAAAGACGGCGCTCCGTCTCGCTCGTCGTGGACGAATGCGACTGGCCCCGCCACTTTCTGAGCGCTCGCCAGAACGCACATGTTTCTCGTTCGCTCTAACTGGAAAAGTACGCCCGACAGGTGTTCTGCCGATGCCCAAACCGTCGGAGTCATCTGCCTGGACTCCGACGGGACGCTTTATCATCCCCGAAACTTCACGGCCTGTCGGCATCCTGGCCTTTACACTCGACAGGTGCGCCCATTTCCCGTATTGATCGTTTCAGTTCTGTGCACACTTCAGGGGGCGTCGGCGGCGCGGACGAGTGCTCAGGCGCAGGCGATTGCCTCGCTGATGCAGCAGGCGACCCGGCAATGTGCTCATCCGCTGACGCTCAGTCAGCCGCTCAGTCTGGCGGCGCTCGATCTGCTGACCCATTATTCCCAGGAGCAGGCTTTTGCTCGGCAGCAGTACCGCGCCTGGAAGTCGCAGATCAGGCAGGCCACCTATCACGGCGATCTGAAGTGGCTGGCGGGAAAGCTCGCCAACCGCTGCGGCGACTGGGCCGACTTCACCGAGTTCGGACTCGCCACCGACGACACCAACGTGGTCATCATCTCCTCGCGGCCCGACGCTATTGATCTGAGCCAGACCCAGCGGTGGCTGACAGAGTTCTTCACCCTGACCAACCGCGCACGCTATCAGGGCCAGAAATGCGGCGGCAAGCTGATGAACAGCACGGGGTCGCTGACCTGGGATCCGTTGCTGGCGCAGGCAGGCACCCGCTACCTTCAGGACATGGTGCGGCTGAATTTTCGCGGTCATATCCATGCCGCCGACGGCTCCACGCCTCAGCAGCGGGCCGAACGGCTCGGCTATACGGGTGGCGTCGGTGAGAACCTGCAGTACAACGCCGTCACGCCCCAGGAGGCCATCGCTTCGCTGCTCAGCAGTCCGGAACACTGCCTGAATCTGATGAATCCGGCGTATACGCGCTTCGGAGCGGCGCTGATCAACGGGCGTCCGGACACCCTGTTCGGGACGTACTGGGTGCAGGAATTCGGAACACTGCGGTAGGAGACAGCCGCCGGAATTCGTCTGTTGCTGGGCCAGTGGCAGCACGGACACTGAGCAGCGCGGAGAACCCCGAGCCTCCTCGCGTGCAGAGAACGCAGTCGCTACACTGAAGCACGAGCATTTTAGCCACGAAACTCTTTGTACCCCCGGCCCGGCCAGACCTGATTCGGCGCTCCCGCCTGGTCGAGCGGCTGAGTGCAGGGCTGCACCGCCGCCTGACCCTCGTGTCTGCCCCGGTAGGCTTCGGCAAGACCACCCTGCTCAGCGAGTGGGCCACCGACTCCGGAAGACGCCCTGCCTGGCTGTCGCTGGACGCAGCCGACAGCGACCCGGCTCGTTTCCTGCTGTACCTGGTCGCGGCGCTTCAGACGGTGGTGCCAGATATCGGCAGAGAAGTTGTGGGCGCACTTCAGGCCGCTGCACCGCCGCCTGCCGAGGTGCTGCTGACCGCTCTGCTCAACGAGGTCGCGGCCCTCTCCACGCCTGTGCTGCTGGTGCTGGACGATTACCACCTGCTCGATGCTGCCCCCGTCGATCACGCGCTGAGCTTCCTGATCGACCATCTGCCGCCGACGCTGCATGTGGCTGTCGCCACCCGTGAAGACCCGCGTTTTCCGTTGGCCCGCTGGCGTGCCCAGGGTCAACTGACGGAAGTGCGGGCGTCCGATCTGCGCTTCACCGCTGCCGAAGCAGCCGAATTCCTCGGCCAGTTGATCGGCCCGGAGCTGTCGGAGCCAGACATCGTGGCCCTGGAAGAGCGCACC comes from Deinococcus ruber and encodes:
- a CDS encoding CAP domain-containing protein, with amino-acid sequence MRPFPVLIVSVLCTLQGASAARTSAQAQAIASLMQQATRQCAHPLTLSQPLSLAALDLLTHYSQEQAFARQQYRAWKSQIRQATYHGDLKWLAGKLANRCGDWADFTEFGLATDDTNVVIISSRPDAIDLSQTQRWLTEFFTLTNRARYQGQKCGGKLMNSTGSLTWDPLLAQAGTRYLQDMVRLNFRGHIHAADGSTPQQRAERLGYTGGVGENLQYNAVTPQEAIASLLSSPEHCLNLMNPAYTRFGAALINGRPDTLFGTYWVQEFGTLR